In the Clostridium sporogenes genome, one interval contains:
- a CDS encoding manganese catalase family protein, whose protein sequence is MWIYEKKLEYPVNLKSKDLGMAKFLMAQYGGPDGELSAALRYLSQRYTMPTSKSKGLLTDIGTEELAHVEIIATMVYQIIENATPKELREAGLGSYYTQHGNAIYPADANGIPWTAAYVQSTSDPVTDLHEDMAAEQKARTTYEHLMKLTDDHDIKDVLAFLRQREVVHFQRFGEALMSVEDKLSCRTYY, encoded by the coding sequence ATGTGGATTTATGAAAAAAAATTGGAATATCCAGTAAATTTGAAGAGTAAAGATTTAGGAATGGCAAAATTTCTTATGGCACAATATGGTGGGCCGGATGGAGAATTGAGTGCAGCTTTAAGATATTTATCACAAAGATATACAATGCCAACTTCTAAATCTAAGGGACTTTTAACAGATATAGGAACGGAAGAATTAGCTCATGTAGAAATAATTGCTACTATGGTATATCAAATTATAGAAAATGCAACACCTAAGGAATTAAGAGAAGCTGGATTAGGATCTTATTATACTCAACATGGAAATGCTATATATCCAGCCGATGCTAATGGAATACCTTGGACAGCAGCATATGTACAATCTACTTCTGATCCTGTAACAGATCTTCATGAAGATATGGCAGCAGAACAAAAGGCTAGAACTACCTATGAGCATCTTATGAAATTAACTGATGATCATGACATAAAAGATGTTTTAGCATTCTTAAGACAAAGAGAAGTTGTACACTTTCAAAGATTTGGAGAAGCATTAATGAGTGTAGAAGATAAATTAAGTTGCAGAACTTATTATTAA